In Erigeron canadensis isolate Cc75 chromosome 7, C_canadensis_v1, whole genome shotgun sequence, one DNA window encodes the following:
- the LOC122608523 gene encoding protein BIG GRAIN 1-like B, which yields MDVTSSRRYKENPSFSSSLLDEIYRSIDERDFEQTSNVCSKERRKVQVITGRRSAADVDRNSIRNENGCSFRYHSSSSSCDINSSISQNELIYGAKSKPKAISTTSFYQHDDQFDKRAKERHNMCKYDDIPQAKAKNEGKFVKTKSKALKIYSDLKKVKQPISPGGRLTRLLNSIFTNGNSKKMNGSSGCSVRDIGSGTETRSHLDRKSKSANASTCSSASSFSRSCLSNTPSSRGKLSSETKRSVRFYPVSVIVGEDCQPRGHKSLYENETRLESVEFAHKSIHDKKRDISEAARKLLKNYQKKVERKFESIRNNEDEEQSDDDKSDSSSDLFELDNLSTIGMSKYREELPVYETTHLDTNQAIANGLFM from the coding sequence ATGGATGTTACTTCTTCTAGGAGGTATAAGGAAAATCCGTCGTTCAGTTCGAGTTTGTTGGACGAAATCTATCGTTCGATTGATGAACGAGACTTCGAACAAACATCGAATGTTTGTAGTAAAGAAAGGAGAAAAGTACAGGTAATTACGGGAAGGAGATCTGCTGCCGATGTTGATAGGAACTCGATACGAAATGAAAATGGTTGTTCATTTCGATATCACTCGAGTTCTAGCTCTTGTGATATTAATTCATCTATATCACAAAATGAGTTGATATATGGGGCAAAGTCTAAGCCAAAAGCTATAAGTACAACTAGTTTTTATCAACATGATGACCAATTTGATAAAAGAGCGAAAGAAAGACACAATATGTGTAAGTATGATGATATTCCACAAGCAAAAGCAAAAAATGAAGGGAAATTTGTGAAGACGAAATCGAAAGCATTGAAGATTTATAGTGATTTGAAGAAAGTGAAGCAGCCAATTTCGCCTGGAGGCCGATTAACTAGGCTTTTGAATTCAATATTTACTAATGGAAATAGTAAAAAAATGAATGGCTCCTCTGGCTGTAGTGTCAGAGACATTGGCTCTGGCACTGAAACGAGGAGTCATTTGGATAGGAAGTCAAAATCGGCTAATGCGTCTACATGTTCATCGGCGTCTTCATTTTCACGGTCGTGTTTGAGTAACACGCCATCATCTAGAGGAAAGTTGAGTAGCGAAACGAAAAGATCGGTTAGGTTTTATCCGGTGAGCGTGATTGTTGGCGAAGATTGCCAGCCGCGTGGACACAAATCgttatatgaaaatgaaacgcGTTTAGAAAGTGTTGAGTTTGCCCATAAGTCAATCCATGATAAGAAACGTGATATTTCAGAAGCTGCAAGGAAACTTTTGAAGAATTACCAAAAGAAGGTCGAGCGTAAATTTGAATCGATAAGGAATAATGAAGACGAAGAACAATCGGATGATGACAAGAGTGACTCGAGCTCGGATCTTTTTGAGCTTGACAATCTTTCTACCATTGGAATGAGCAAGTATCGAGAAGAGTTGCCTGTTTACGAGACAACTCATCTCGATACTAATCAAGCCATCGCTAATGGCCTTTTTATGTAG
- the LOC122608127 gene encoding protein Brevis radix-like 2: MLTCIACSKQLNSGSSYNEQENEDNVVTPRTKQAVKSLTSQIKDIALKASGAYKHCKPCTTGSSNTNLTRRYPGSESGSVSGRFFGGSQSTGNSTPRIWGKEMEARLKGLSSGRSTPASVSGRTESVLLMEEDEAKEWVAQVEPGVLITFVSLHQGGNDLKRIRFSREMFDKWQAQRWWSENCEKIMELYNVQCFNQQGVPLPSPPRSEDESSKTESIENSPITPPLSKERTPRNLYRATGMGYSSSDSPDQHNLASQPKHSSISVAKTETSSISSSSQEADQSGHLCLSNACDLENEWIEQDEPGVYVTIRILPGGTRELRRVRFSRDKFGEMHAKIWWEQNRARIQQQYL; encoded by the exons ATGTTGACATGTATTGCATGTTCTAAGCAACTAAACAGCGGATCTTCTTATAATGAACAAGAAAATGAAGATAATGTTGTTACCCCTAGAACCAAACAAGCTGTTAAATCTCTCACATCCCAG ATAAAGGATATTGCATTGAAAGCATCAGGAGCATATAAACACTGCAAGCCATGTACTACAGGATCATCAAACACTAACCTGACCCGTCGCTATCCGGGCTCTGAATCCGGGTCAGTGTCTGGAAGGTTCTTTGGTGGGTCCCAAAGTACTGGTAATTCGACACCGCGGATATGGGGAAAGGAAATGGAGGCAAGACTGAAAGGACTATCAAGTGGTAGGAGCACTCCAGCGTCGGTTAGTGGACGGACTGAATCGGTTTTGTTGATGGAAGAAGATGAGGCTAAAGAATGGGTTGCTCAGGTTGAACCCGGCGTTCTTATTACGTTTGTTTCCTTGCATCAAGGTGGCAACGATTTAAAACGTATTCGGTTCAG TCGAGAGATGTTCGACAAATGGCAAGCTCAAAGATGGTGGTCTGAaaactgtgaaaagattatgGAGTTGTACAACGTTCAGTGCTTTAATCAGCAAGGCGTTCCACTACCGTCTCCACCAAGATCTGAAGATGAG AGCTCGAAAACAGAATCTATAGAGAACAGCCCAATCACACCACCACTTAGCAAGGAACGCACACCTCGGAACTTATACCGTGCAACTGGAATGGGATATTCATCATCAGATTCTCCTGATCAACATAACCTTGCTTCACAACCTAAACACTCGAGCATCAGTGTTGCCAAAACTGAAACATCATCAATTAGTAGTTCATCTCAAGAGGCTGATCAATCTGGACACCTTTGTTTGAGCAATGCATGCGATTTGGAAAATGAATGGATTGAGCAGGACGAGCCAGGTGTGTACGTTACAATTAGAATACTGCCTGGTGGCACGCGGGAGCTAAGGCGTGTTCGATTCAG CCGAGACAAGTTTGGAGAAATGCATGCGAAAATATGGTGGGAACAGAACCGAGCCAGGATACAGCAACAGTACCTTTGA